The following are from one region of the Syngnathus acus chromosome 10, fSynAcu1.2, whole genome shotgun sequence genome:
- the npy7r gene encoding neuropeptide Y receptor Y7 has product MSPPGTSNSTGEWEPDETDMWIISNGSMDLNHHGFHTDITKHIWVQITLITAYSLIILLGLLGNALVIYIIIRYRNMRTVTNFFIANLALADLLVDTLCLPFTLVYTLLDEWKFGAVLCHMVPFAQALSVHVSILTLTIIALERYRCIVFYLGQRLTWHSSFLIMAFTWTISAVLAAPLAIFREYRYEEIPSINLHFPVCSEKWPHGTSRDGVIYSLSMLLLQYIIPLAIISYAYICIWVKLKNHISPCTRNDAIARRQKTTKMLALVVVVFAICWLPYHVFQLASDLDLVLMFKEYKLIYTVFHIVAMCSTFANPLLYGWMNKNYRNGFLMVFRCEDKPDSFHPEGSFRTRSTRRLTLNGRNGGHPPTAV; this is encoded by the coding sequence ATGAGCCCCCCAggtacatccaacagcacaggaGAATGGGAGCCTGATGAAACGGACATGTGGATTATTTCCAACGGAAGCATGGATTTAAACCATCATGGTTTCCACACGGACATAACCAAACACATCTGGGTGCAGATCACCCTCATCACAGCTTATTCCCTCATCATCCTGCTGGGGCTTCTCGGGAACGCGCTGGTCATCTACATAATCATCCGCTACAGGAATATGCGAACAGTCACCAACTTCTTCATTGCCAACTTGGCCCTTGCAGACTTGCTGGTGGACACTCTGTGCCTTCCCTTCACGCTGGTATACACCCTGCTGGATGAGTGGAAGTTCGGTGCCGTGCTGTGCCACATGGTGCCCTTCGCTCAGGCCTTGAGCGTGCACGTGTCCATCCTGACCCTGACCATCATCGCCTTGGAGCGTTACCGCTGCATCGTCTTCTACCTGGGCCAACGCCTCACGTGGCACTCCAGCTTCCTCATCATGGCTTTCACTTGGACTATCTCGGCGGTCCTGGCGGCACCCTTGGCCATCTTCAGAGAGTACCGCTACGAAGAGATCCCCTCCATTAATCTGCACTTTCCCGTATGCTCCGAGAAGTGGCCTCACGGGACCAGCAGGGACGGCGTCATCTATAGCCTCTCCATGCTGCTCCTACAGTACATTATCCCTCTAGCAATCATCAGCTATGCTTATATTTGCATCTGGGTCAAGCTGAAGAATCACATCAGCCCGTGTACTCGCAATGATGCCATCGCGCGCCGCCAAAAGACTACCAAGATGTTAgctctggtggtggtggtgtttgCCATCTGCTGGCTGCCCTACCATGTCTTTCAGCTGGCCAGCGATCTGGACCTGGTTCTCATGTTCAAGGAGTATAAACTGATATACACCGTGTTCCATATTGTGGCTATGTGTTCCACCTTTGCTAACCCGCTCCTCTACGGCTGGATGAATAAAAACTACCGGAATGGATTCTTAATGGTCTTCCGCTGTGAGGATAAGCCGGATTCTTTCCACCCCGAGGGCTCCTTCAGGACTCGCTCTACGAGGCGGCTGACGCTCAACGGCCGTAACGGCGGACACCCGCCGACTGCTGTGTGA